The Ruania alba genome has a window encoding:
- a CDS encoding ADP-ribosylglycohydrolase family protein, giving the protein MRLTWAQPEDLVAHELVALAEQGADSAALDSVARRWEAAGGSVQPERSGASAQAADPQLRLIARQVLAQLAELDTTDPAEPDDWADIAAQIPATPAAPGEPVAADLDRVAGAWWGRSVGCLLGKPVEKIPRQGIEEIARATGNWPLQGYFTAEGLPEDVAARWPWNRRSAPTSLVENINGMPEDDDLNFPLLALDLLETHGSHLTTTDVAQSWLANLPGGRVFTAERAAYRNLLDARAITETGACETATHLNPFREWIGALIRADVYGWAHPGDVYAAARLAWVDARLSHTRNGIYGAMWAAALCSASLVASSVDEVLDAAESVLPPASRLLEAVRSGRAAGEGLREGRIDDEEALDALYEQYGHLHWVHTLNNAALIAMAVAASNGDHTRGITLAVAAGWDTDSAGATVGSVLGALTGKSGLDPRWTDPLHGRLHTSLPGPQTHELDELAARTHTVSDRMMTS; this is encoded by the coding sequence GTGAGACTCACCTGGGCCCAGCCCGAGGACCTTGTCGCCCACGAGTTGGTGGCGCTGGCCGAACAGGGCGCCGACTCTGCGGCGCTCGATTCGGTGGCCCGCCGGTGGGAGGCCGCCGGGGGATCGGTGCAGCCCGAGCGCTCCGGAGCGAGCGCCCAGGCTGCCGACCCGCAGCTGCGGCTGATCGCCCGCCAGGTGCTCGCCCAGCTGGCCGAGCTCGACACCACCGACCCGGCCGAGCCGGATGACTGGGCCGACATCGCGGCGCAGATCCCCGCCACCCCCGCCGCACCGGGCGAGCCGGTGGCGGCGGACCTGGACCGGGTCGCCGGCGCCTGGTGGGGACGCTCGGTCGGCTGCCTGCTTGGCAAGCCGGTGGAGAAGATCCCGCGGCAGGGCATCGAGGAGATCGCCCGCGCCACCGGGAACTGGCCGCTGCAGGGGTACTTCACGGCGGAGGGTCTGCCGGAGGATGTGGCCGCCCGGTGGCCGTGGAACCGCCGTTCGGCGCCCACCTCGCTGGTCGAGAACATCAACGGCATGCCTGAGGACGACGACCTCAACTTCCCGCTGCTGGCGCTGGACCTGCTGGAGACCCACGGCTCGCACCTGACCACCACCGATGTGGCGCAGTCCTGGCTGGCGAACCTGCCCGGCGGGCGCGTCTTCACCGCCGAGCGGGCCGCCTACCGCAACCTCCTCGACGCCCGCGCGATCACCGAGACCGGTGCCTGCGAGACGGCCACCCACCTGAACCCGTTCCGCGAGTGGATCGGCGCCCTCATCCGCGCCGACGTGTACGGCTGGGCCCACCCCGGCGACGTGTACGCCGCCGCCCGGCTCGCCTGGGTGGACGCCCGCCTGAGCCACACCCGCAACGGCATCTACGGCGCCATGTGGGCCGCCGCCCTGTGCTCGGCCTCCCTGGTAGCGAGCTCGGTGGACGAGGTGCTCGACGCCGCCGAGTCGGTGCTGCCCCCGGCCTCCCGACTGCTCGAGGCCGTTCGCTCCGGCCGTGCGGCAGGGGAGGGCCTGCGCGAGGGCCGCATCGACGACGAGGAAGCACTCGACGCGCTGTATGAGCAGTACGGCCACCTGCACTGGGTGCACACGCTGAACAACGCTGCCCTGATCGCGATGGCCGTGGCTGCGTCGAACGGCGACCACACCCGCGGCATCACCCTCGCCGTGGCCGCCGGGTGGGACACCGACTCCGCCGGCGCCACCGTCGGCTCCGTCCTCGGTGCCCTCACCGGCAAGTCCGGTCTCGACCCCAGGTGGACCGACCCGCTGCACGGCCGGCTGCACACGTCCCTGCCTGGCCCGCAGACTCACGAGCTGGATGAGCTCGCTGCCCGCACCCACACAGTGTCTGATCGGATGATGACCTCATGA
- a CDS encoding ADP-ribosylglycohydrolase family protein — MSWLEDRVAGVLAGAAVGDALGGATEGWTPEQIEERHGGRVTGIVGPFLPDWRTARPIAPYHKGDGHVTDDTLMTHALIEVYATHHTHLDAYHMASDLVPLMLGERRWVPELEDEALILQRVFLAEKHLVAKLHYGHVDPREAGVGNIVNCGATMYMAPVGLVNAGDAAGAYAEAIDLAGAHQVSYGREAAGVFAAAVAAALVPGTTAERAVDEARRLAHDGTRAAIDAVLEAVAAFQAAGGLAAHDERELNRVLRAAVAPYDTVGETYRQPAMDARLPSRTKSIEELPVALGLVVAHDGDARGAILDAVNYGRDADSIATMAGAICGALAGRDAIPGDWVQDVTTASKLDLDAVIASMDASVRAIAADDARRARQRTEALNAMLEESA, encoded by the coding sequence GTGAGTTGGCTGGAAGACCGGGTGGCGGGCGTACTCGCCGGCGCCGCCGTCGGGGACGCGCTCGGGGGAGCCACGGAAGGGTGGACTCCGGAGCAGATCGAGGAACGGCACGGCGGGAGAGTGACCGGTATTGTCGGCCCATTCCTGCCCGACTGGCGCACCGCACGGCCGATCGCGCCCTATCACAAGGGCGACGGGCACGTCACCGATGACACCTTGATGACGCACGCGCTGATCGAGGTCTACGCCACGCACCACACCCACCTGGACGCCTATCACATGGCCTCCGACCTGGTGCCGCTGATGCTCGGCGAGCGCCGGTGGGTGCCCGAGTTGGAGGACGAAGCCCTCATCCTGCAGCGCGTGTTCCTCGCCGAGAAGCACCTGGTGGCCAAGCTGCACTACGGCCACGTCGACCCGCGCGAGGCCGGGGTAGGCAACATCGTCAACTGCGGCGCCACCATGTACATGGCCCCGGTCGGACTCGTGAACGCCGGCGACGCCGCAGGTGCTTACGCCGAGGCGATCGACCTGGCCGGGGCGCACCAGGTCTCCTATGGCCGTGAGGCTGCCGGCGTGTTCGCCGCCGCTGTCGCGGCCGCTCTGGTTCCTGGCACGACGGCGGAGCGCGCCGTGGACGAGGCTCGTCGCCTTGCCCATGACGGCACCCGGGCCGCGATCGACGCGGTGCTCGAGGCCGTCGCCGCCTTCCAGGCCGCCGGGGGACTGGCCGCACACGACGAACGCGAGCTGAACCGGGTGCTGCGCGCCGCGGTGGCCCCGTACGACACCGTGGGCGAGACCTACCGGCAGCCGGCGATGGACGCCCGCCTGCCCTCCCGCACGAAGTCGATCGAGGAGCTGCCGGTCGCGCTCGGGCTTGTGGTTGCCCACGACGGCGACGCGCGTGGTGCGATCTTGGATGCGGTGAACTACGGCCGCGACGCCGACTCGATCGCCACCATGGCCGGCGCCATCTGCGGTGCTCTCGCCGGCCGGGATGCCATTCCGGGGGACTGGGTGCAGGACGTCACGACGGCGAGCAAACTGGACCTGGACGCCGTGATCGCCTCGATGGACGCCAGCGTGCGCGCCATCGCCGCCGACGACGCCCGCCGGGCCCGGCAGCGCACCGAGGCCCTGAACGCCATGCTGGAGGAATCTGCGTGA
- a CDS encoding ABC transporter substrate-binding protein: protein MNSKKSIGALALLTAGAFALTACQQGSASGGGGDSEDGVVTLQFQSLSDQPATQAAIQEAVDSWNSDNPDVQVEIIQAGWDGAYDKLITQFTGGTAPDIVHFEAASIVAFAQDGYLADLSEGLSEETIADIPEGIWDSVTVNDEIIAYPSTMQSYVAFANADLLEEAGVEVPTGDSMSWDQLAEIAEATTTDDVYGLGWGLGSPAATVMTLAPGFGGDFFSGSGDDVQIEVGDAELEVPERIHEMAYEDESLDPVSLTQSGSDVMASFYGGTVAMTLQGSYQAANMATDAPEDFNWVALPPLEGSEGALQAANPQTYSVNIDSEHVEEATAFLDFFASGETLAAIAQADALIPASESAREVVATETGGEDGWEQILATADGMVGAPFLQANGYAEWKETVLNPALQQYLGDQISSEELATQLTDGWG from the coding sequence ATGAACAGCAAGAAGAGCATCGGCGCTCTCGCGCTGCTGACGGCAGGCGCGTTCGCCCTGACCGCCTGCCAGCAGGGCAGCGCCAGCGGTGGTGGCGGCGATTCCGAGGATGGTGTCGTCACGCTGCAGTTCCAGTCGCTCTCGGACCAGCCGGCCACCCAGGCCGCCATCCAGGAGGCCGTGGACTCGTGGAACTCCGACAACCCGGACGTGCAGGTGGAGATCATCCAGGCCGGCTGGGACGGCGCCTACGACAAGCTGATCACCCAGTTCACCGGCGGCACCGCCCCGGACATCGTGCACTTCGAGGCCGCTTCCATCGTGGCCTTCGCGCAGGACGGCTACCTCGCCGACCTCTCCGAGGGGCTGAGTGAGGAGACCATCGCGGACATCCCGGAGGGCATCTGGGACTCGGTGACCGTGAACGACGAGATCATCGCCTACCCCTCCACGATGCAGTCCTACGTGGCGTTCGCGAACGCGGACCTGCTGGAAGAGGCCGGCGTGGAGGTGCCCACCGGGGACTCGATGAGCTGGGACCAGCTCGCCGAGATCGCTGAGGCGACCACCACCGATGATGTCTACGGCCTCGGCTGGGGACTCGGTTCCCCGGCCGCGACTGTGATGACGCTCGCCCCGGGCTTCGGCGGCGACTTCTTCTCCGGCTCCGGTGATGACGTGCAGATCGAGGTCGGCGACGCCGAGCTCGAGGTGCCCGAGCGCATCCACGAGATGGCCTACGAGGACGAGTCGCTGGACCCGGTGAGCCTGACCCAGTCCGGTTCGGACGTGATGGCCTCGTTCTACGGCGGCACCGTGGCGATGACCCTGCAGGGTTCCTACCAGGCCGCGAACATGGCCACCGACGCCCCGGAGGACTTCAACTGGGTGGCGCTGCCGCCGCTGGAGGGCTCCGAGGGCGCGCTGCAGGCCGCCAACCCGCAGACCTACTCGGTGAACATCGACTCCGAGCACGTGGAGGAAGCGACCGCGTTCCTGGACTTCTTCGCCTCGGGGGAGACCCTCGCCGCGATCGCCCAGGCGGATGCGCTGATCCCGGCCTCGGAGTCGGCGCGTGAGGTCGTGGCCACCGAGACCGGCGGCGAGGACGGCTGGGAGCAGATCCTGGCCACCGCCGACGGCATGGTCGGCGCCCCGTTCCTGCAGGCGAACGGGTACGCCGAGTGGAAGGAAACGGTGCTGAACCCGGCGCTGCAGCAGTACCTGGGTGACCAGATCAGCTCCGAGGAGCTGGCGACTCAGCTCACCGACGGCTGGGGCTGA
- a CDS encoding carbohydrate ABC transporter permease yields the protein MNTNMKTPLPVTVLQYVALGGFLLFLGFPVLWIVSASFKSSAELNSLSANLIPNEWVFTNFTDALERQNLLTSAGNSFLVAVSTMVIAVIVTLPMSYALARLRGKLRAAGTVWILATQVFPQILIIIPLFLVLRALMLNDTLLGLILVYVTFTLPFTLWMMQGYVAAVPRELEDAGSMDGASRFKVLVHIVFPLLRPGLMATAMFTFVSAWNEFFLALVLLQSPELFTLPITLRAFLGAEGQTQLGPLAAGAVLATIPSLIVFSFLQKKLTGGMLAGAVKG from the coding sequence ATGAACACCAACATGAAGACGCCCCTGCCGGTGACCGTGCTGCAGTACGTGGCGCTCGGCGGCTTCCTGCTGTTCCTCGGCTTCCCGGTGCTGTGGATCGTCTCGGCCTCGTTCAAGTCGTCCGCGGAACTCAACTCCCTGAGCGCGAACCTGATCCCGAACGAGTGGGTGTTCACCAACTTCACCGATGCGCTGGAGCGGCAGAACCTGCTCACCTCGGCGGGGAACTCGTTCCTGGTGGCGGTGAGCACGATGGTGATCGCGGTGATCGTCACGCTGCCGATGTCCTACGCGTTGGCCCGGTTGCGCGGGAAGCTGCGCGCGGCCGGCACCGTGTGGATCCTCGCCACCCAGGTGTTCCCGCAGATCCTGATCATCATCCCGTTGTTCCTGGTGCTGCGGGCGTTGATGCTGAACGACACCCTGCTCGGGCTGATCCTGGTCTACGTCACGTTCACGCTGCCGTTCACGCTGTGGATGATGCAGGGCTATGTGGCCGCCGTGCCGCGTGAGCTCGAGGACGCCGGCTCGATGGACGGGGCGAGCCGGTTCAAGGTGCTGGTGCACATCGTGTTCCCGTTGCTGCGGCCCGGGCTGATGGCCACCGCGATGTTCACGTTCGTCTCGGCGTGGAATGAGTTCTTCCTCGCCCTCGTGCTCCTGCAGAGCCCGGAGCTCTTCACGCTGCCGATCACTCTGCGTGCGTTCCTCGGTGCCGAGGGGCAGACCCAGCTGGGTCCGCTCGCCGCCGGCGCCGTGCTCGCGACGATCCCCTCCCTGATCGTCTTTTCCTTCCTCCAGAAGAAGCTCACCGGCGGGATGCTCGCCGGTGCCGTCAAGGGCTGA
- a CDS encoding carbohydrate ABC transporter permease: MSAPAPALTPPSGGSPRRKAGLGPRQKAERREAIALVIPALLPIIVFSMIPLLAGVYLGFTNATLARNAEIEFTGFDNFVQLAQDKQFWDSFGIGLIWAGSVAALTGMSAIALALLLNSKLRFKSLTRIIVLIPWAMPPVVTGILWRMIYDVNSGPLNAALGWFGIDKVNWLGDFSTALPAVIVVGIWSGLPQTTVLLLAGMQSIPGELHEAAALDGANAARRFWHVTLPGLAPVLIAITSIDFIWNFNDFGIVYVLTEGGPGGRTMIPPLFTYLEAFRNREIGYASAMGDVLVLAILLILSIYLVNQFRQNKEGRA; this comes from the coding sequence GTGAGCGCACCCGCTCCAGCCCTGACTCCGCCGTCGGGCGGCTCACCCCGCCGGAAGGCGGGCCTGGGACCACGGCAGAAGGCCGAACGCCGCGAGGCCATCGCCCTGGTGATCCCCGCCCTGCTGCCGATCATCGTGTTCTCGATGATCCCGCTGCTGGCGGGCGTGTACCTCGGGTTCACCAACGCCACCCTGGCGCGTAACGCCGAGATCGAGTTCACCGGCTTCGACAACTTCGTCCAACTCGCCCAGGACAAGCAGTTCTGGGATTCCTTCGGCATCGGCCTGATCTGGGCCGGGTCGGTGGCCGCGCTCACCGGGATGAGCGCGATCGCGCTGGCGCTGCTGCTGAACTCCAAGCTGCGGTTCAAGTCCCTCACCCGGATCATCGTGCTCATCCCGTGGGCGATGCCGCCGGTGGTGACCGGGATCCTCTGGCGGATGATCTACGACGTCAACTCCGGTCCGTTGAACGCGGCGCTCGGCTGGTTCGGGATCGACAAGGTGAACTGGCTCGGCGACTTCTCCACCGCGCTGCCGGCGGTGATCGTGGTGGGCATCTGGTCCGGCCTGCCGCAGACCACGGTGCTGCTGCTGGCCGGGATGCAGTCCATCCCGGGGGAGCTGCACGAGGCCGCCGCGCTGGACGGGGCGAACGCGGCGCGCCGGTTCTGGCACGTGACGCTTCCGGGCCTAGCGCCGGTGCTGATCGCCATCACCAGCATCGACTTCATCTGGAACTTCAACGACTTCGGCATCGTCTACGTGCTCACCGAGGGCGGACCGGGCGGCCGGACCATGATCCCGCCGCTGTTCACCTACCTGGAAGCCTTCCGCAACCGCGAGATCGGGTACGCCTCGGCGATGGGCGACGTGCTCGTGCTGGCGATCCTGCTGATCCTGAGCATCTACCTGGTGAACCAGTTCCGGCAGAACAAGGAGGGGCGGGCATGA
- a CDS encoding LacI family DNA-binding transcriptional regulator, translating to MGRVTIADVAKRAGVSLASTSRALNGQVASAATVEKVRQAATELGYIPDTAARSLRTRRTGQLAFAVADIGNPVYVEMMREIESVVAAEDYRLVVSRTGDADATVDLVRDLNRGYVDGLILSPLRVTDALVAALEESTVPAVVIGRLPDGAGVDTVMADSEGGVALAVEHLLTGGARRIAFLNGPADTTPGRFRHAGFLRATAGNADLVTAEYSADDFTIDAGYAAASAMFDSTEAPWDAVIAVNDLVGIGVMHAAAEHGISVPEDLAVIGIDNTALTEVSHPGLTSVDLGSARRGRKAAQLLLARMDDPELPTRAVRVPPSLQVRGSTTAQLTSVSALASGEGRTT from the coding sequence ATGGGCCGAGTGACCATCGCCGATGTGGCCAAGCGGGCGGGCGTCTCGCTCGCCTCCACCTCGCGCGCCCTCAACGGCCAGGTGGCCAGCGCCGCCACGGTGGAGAAGGTCCGCCAGGCCGCCACCGAGCTCGGCTACATCCCGGACACCGCCGCCCGCAGCCTGCGCACCCGCCGCACCGGCCAGCTCGCCTTCGCCGTCGCCGACATCGGCAACCCCGTCTACGTGGAGATGATGCGCGAGATCGAGTCTGTGGTCGCCGCCGAGGACTACCGCCTGGTGGTCTCCCGCACCGGTGACGCCGACGCCACCGTGGACCTCGTCCGCGACCTCAACCGCGGTTACGTCGACGGCCTCATCCTCTCCCCGCTGCGCGTGACCGACGCCCTGGTGGCGGCCCTCGAGGAGTCCACTGTGCCCGCCGTCGTCATCGGCCGCCTGCCCGACGGCGCCGGCGTGGATACCGTGATGGCCGACTCCGAAGGGGGAGTGGCCCTGGCGGTGGAGCACCTGCTGACCGGCGGCGCCCGCCGCATCGCCTTCCTGAACGGGCCCGCCGACACCACCCCGGGACGGTTCCGGCACGCCGGCTTCCTGCGCGCCACCGCCGGCAACGCCGACCTCGTCACCGCCGAATACTCTGCCGACGACTTCACCATCGACGCCGGATACGCCGCCGCCTCGGCGATGTTCGACTCAACCGAGGCCCCCTGGGACGCCGTGATCGCGGTGAACGACCTGGTCGGCATCGGCGTGATGCACGCCGCCGCGGAGCATGGCATCTCCGTACCGGAGGACCTGGCCGTGATCGGCATCGACAACACCGCACTCACCGAGGTCAGCCACCCGGGCCTGACCAGTGTGGACCTCGGTTCGGCCCGCCGTGGCCGCAAGGCCGCCCAGCTGCTGCTGGCGCGAATGGACGACCCCGAGCTGCCCACCCGCGCCGTGCGCGTCCCACCCTCATTACAGGTCCGGGGATCCACGACGGCGCAGCTCACCTCGGTCAGTGCCCTCGCCTCGGGTGAGGGGAGGACCACGTGA
- a CDS encoding Rpn family recombination-promoting nuclease/putative transposase produces MARRNETPNPHDAMFRAVVGVPANAASVLASALPAKITGGLDLDGLRLEPGSFVDEEMRQRHTDLLFSTRLNRDPTLVYVLVEHQSSPDPLMALRVLEYVTRIWWRHLDAGDESDDPHKPRPRPGATARTLPPVLPVVVYQGRRRWNTPTAMDGLYDDASEQALGSFLPRHQFVLQDLTGVEVEELLAAPLTPAARLALAMLRFAPRQEHLAQVLERFTPDVLDLVRTRADQMFTIIMEYAYQVSDTPPAQVRHYFEDLGPDAQEAYMSNTLERGRAEGVAEGVAKGVAKGVAGTLTRLLVRRFGPLTSEQTARIESATPDQLDAWVDRVIDATSIDDVLR; encoded by the coding sequence ATGGCAAGGAGAAACGAGACTCCGAACCCGCATGATGCGATGTTCCGAGCGGTGGTGGGGGTACCGGCGAATGCGGCGTCGGTGCTGGCCTCGGCGCTCCCTGCGAAGATCACGGGAGGATTGGACCTGGACGGGCTGCGACTGGAGCCGGGCAGCTTCGTGGACGAGGAGATGCGTCAGCGCCACACCGACTTGCTGTTCTCCACCCGGCTCAACCGCGACCCGACACTGGTGTATGTGCTGGTCGAGCACCAGTCCAGCCCGGACCCGTTGATGGCGTTGCGGGTGTTGGAATACGTCACCCGGATCTGGTGGCGCCACCTCGACGCCGGCGACGAGTCCGACGACCCGCACAAACCACGACCTCGTCCCGGGGCAACGGCCAGGACGTTGCCGCCGGTCCTCCCGGTGGTGGTCTATCAAGGCCGGCGCCGGTGGAACACGCCCACTGCAATGGACGGCCTGTACGACGATGCCTCCGAGCAAGCGCTCGGCTCGTTTCTGCCCCGGCATCAGTTCGTGCTCCAGGATCTGACCGGCGTGGAGGTGGAGGAGTTGCTGGCGGCGCCGTTGACTCCGGCAGCCAGGCTGGCGTTGGCGATGCTTCGGTTCGCTCCCCGGCAGGAGCACCTGGCTCAGGTGCTGGAGCGGTTCACCCCGGACGTGCTGGACCTGGTGCGAACCCGGGCGGATCAGATGTTCACGATTATCATGGAGTACGCCTACCAGGTCAGCGATACCCCACCGGCGCAGGTGCGCCACTACTTCGAAGACCTGGGACCAGACGCACAGGAGGCCTACATGTCCAACACACTCGAACGAGGCAGAGCCGAGGGTGTCGCTGAAGGAGTCGCCAAGGGAGTTGCCAAGGGAGTCGCAGGCACTCTGACGCGGTTGCTGGTCAGGCGATTCGGCCCGCTCACGTCCGAGCAGACCGCTCGGATCGAGTCCGCCACCCCCGATCAGCTCGACGCCTGGGTCGACCGGGTCATCGACGCCACCAGCATCGACGACGTCCTCCGCTGA